In Caulobacter segnis ATCC 21756, the sequence CCACGGGGCCCGCGACCTGCCGCGCGCCTTCGACCACGTGGGACCCAAGCGGCGGCGATAGCCTTCAACGGGCCGTCCGCGCCGCCTGGTCGAAGGCCCTGCTCTCGATATGGGCGGTGGCCGTCCTCAGCCGCGCCAGGGCGTAGTCGAGCCGCCCGCGAGGCGTCTCCAGCAGCGGCTCGCCCAGGGCCAAGCCTTGGTGGAGCTCATCCAGCTCGGGCCCGTCCAGGCGCTCGGCCCTCGCCGCCCCGCTGACGCCGGCGAGGAACGCCGCGGCGTGAAAGACGTGGCTGACCTGCCGAAACAGGTAGAGCCGCGCCAGCTCGTCCGCGCGCGCCTCCCGCCGGAAATAGGTCGCCAGCAGCAGGGCTTCGCGCTCGGGGTCCGGCGCGAAAACATTGGCCAGGGCCGCCAGATCGACGTAGCGGTCGGCGCGGAACGCGGCCTCCCAGTCGATCAACCAGACCCGGCGACCGTCATAGAGCAGGTTGCGCGGGTTTAGGTCGTTGTGGCTGGCGACCGGCTGGGGCGCGAGATTGGCGCAGACGGCCCGCAGCCGATCCCACGCCTCCAGCGGCCCCGCCAGAGCCTCGAACGCCACCGCTCCGCCGCGGACGGCGCGGCCGACCAGACCATCCAGGGCGTCCAGATAATCGGTCAGCGACGGGAAGGCCTCGAGCGCATGCAGCGCCCGCACGGCCTGGGCCAGCTCGACCACCAGATCGGCGCGCGTGCCGTTGTAGTCCAGAGCCAGCGAGCGATTCTCGACGAAGTCGGTGATCATCACGCCGTCGTCGGGATCGGCGTAACGCACGCGCGGGGCCAGGCAGGCTTGAGCGGCCAGGGCCTGACACCGGTAGGCGCGGCGGGGATCGCGCAGCGCGTCCCGACCGGTCTCGACCCGCAGCAGATAGGCGATCCCGCCCACCCTTATCCGCCACAGCCGCGCGCCCGAGAGGCCGCCGGACAACGGCGTCCAGCCGTCCAGCGCTTCGGTCGCGAACGCGCCGCGCAGCGCCTTTCGAACACCAGGGATTTGAAGGGGTGAAGCGCTCATCGGCGAACCTTTCGGGACGATGCGCGCTTCATTTACCCGGATAAAAATATGAGTCAATATAATCCGGGTAAAAATTACGAACGTTGCGCGACAAGGCGTTCCTCGTCGGAAAATCGCGCACGGCGCTTCCCCCGCCGTGGGAATGCGCTAAACCACGCCCATGCCCTTCCCGGCGCCGCGCGACGCGGCCGTGATCGATATCGGCTCCAACTCGGTCCGCCTGGTGGTGTACCGGCTGGAGGGGCGCGCCATCTGGACGGTCTTCAACGAGAAGGTCCTGGCGGGCCTGGGCCGCGACCTGGCCAAGACCGGCCGGCTGTCGCCAGACGGCGTGGCCCAGACCCTGCAAGCCCTGAAGCGCTTCCGCGCCGTGCTGGAGGCCGTCGGCCCGGCCGAGGTCTTCGCCGTCGCCACCGCCGCCGCCCGCGACGCCGCCGACGGCCCCGACTTCATTCGCCGCATCCATGCGGAGACGGGCTTCACCGTCCGGGTGCTCTCGGGCGAGGAAGAGGCGCACTACGCCGCCGTGGGCGTGCTCGCCGGCGCGCCGGACGCGACGGGCGTCGTGGGCGACCTGGGCGGCGCCAGCCTGGAGCTCGTGCGCCTGTCGGCCACCGGCGCGGGCAAGGGCGTCACCCTGCCGTTGGGCCCGTTCAGTCTGGCCGGGCCCAACGGCGCCGGCTTCGACGCCGAGCGTGTCCGACGCCTGGCCCGCGAGCGCATCGCGGCCGTCGCCGACGATTTCCGCACCGACACCTTCCACGCCGTGGGCGGCGCATGGCGGAACCTGGCCTTGCTGCACATGCGGCTCTCCGGCTACCCGCTGCACGTCGTCCATCAGTACGAGATCGGGGCTGGCGAGGCGCTGGACGCGGCTCGCCTGGTCGCGCACCAGTCGAAGAGCTCGCTGGAACGCATCGAGGGCATGAGCAAGAAGCGCTCGGAGACCCTGCCCTACGCGGCCGTGGTGCTGGAGACGCTGATCCAGGAACTGGGCCTCAAGCGCATCGAGATCTCGGCCTACGGCGTGCGCGAGGGCCTGCTGTTCGAGGCCATGCCGCCGCGCGTCCGCAGCCTGGATCCGCTGATCGAGGGTTGTTCGGCCCTCGGCGCGCGCCAAGGCGTGGCCGACGACCTGGGCGCGGCCCTGGACGCCTGGATCGCCCCGGCCTTCCGCGAACTGCCGCCGCTGTTCGGCGAGCGCGACGGCGTGCTGGTCTCGGCCGCTTGCCGCCTGGCCGATGTCGGCGTGCGCCTGCACCCGGACCATCGCGCCGACCTCGTCTTCGAGCAGGTGCTGCGCGCGCCGATCGCCGGCCAGACCCACGCCGAGCGCTGCTTCCTGGCCGCCGCCGCCCTTGCGCGTCACGCGACCAACTTCCACCCGCCGGAACTGGCCACGCTGGAGCGCCTGCTCAGCCCCGCTCAGCTGAAGCGCGCCCGCGCGCTCGGCGCCACGATCCGCCTGGCCTGCGACCTGTCGGGCCGCAGCCCCAGCCTCTTGGCCCACGCCCGCCTGGACCTGGACAAGAGCAATCTGATCCTCGCCGCCGACCAAGGCTTCGCCGACCTTCTGCTGGGTGAACAGACCAACAAGCGCGCCAACACGGCCGCCCAGCACCTGGGCCTGAAGACAAAGATCGTTTCAGGTTGATCTCAGGTAGAGATCACCAAAACATCGTGTTTAATCGGCTCTTTATTTCCCCAATACGAGGAAGCGGACAACTTGCCGCACCTCTTGCCGGCGTTCTCAGCATGCTTTGTTAGGCATGCCCACCCTAGCCTCCCCTAACAACACAGGGAGGCTCCGGATGTTGAAGCATCGCTCGCACTACCTCGACGCCATCGCCCCGAACCCCAGCGTGTCGCCGGGCTTTGAGCCTCGCGTCGCGCCGCGTCCGGCCAACGACCAGGACACGCCGGTCGCCAGCGCCGCCCGCAGCCTGCAGGCCGATATCGCGCGCGCGTTCGCGGCCAAGAACGGCTGGTCGGTAGGACAGACCGTCGCCGCCGGCGTGATCTTTCATCTGGGGGTCTTCTGCGCCCTGGGGCTGGCGGCCGGCGCCGCCCTCGCCCAGCTGGCGCGCGGATAGAAAAGCCCCGCTACCGGGTCTCGCCGCCGCCGAACAGGGCCATATAGAGATCGCGCGGCTTGACGGGCTTCTCCACCCAACCGGTCATGCCCGCCTCGAGACAGGCGGCGATCTCCTCGGGCGAGGCCGCGCCGGTGACGGCGATGATCGGCGTCTCGCGATTTGCGCCGCCCTCGCGCAGGCGGCGTGACGCCTCCAGCCCGTCCATGCCGGGCATGCGCACATCCATCAGGATCGCGTCGAATCTCAGCTCTTCGGCGGCCGCGAGCGCGCAGAGCGCGTCCTCGGCGGTCTCGACCTCGGCGCCGAACGCCTCCAGCATCCGCGCCAGGGTGCGGCGGTTGATGTCGTGGTCGTCCACCACCAGCACCGAAAGCGCACGGGGCGAGGCTAGGGCCGCGGCGGCGGCGGTGTCGACGGCCGGCGGCGGCGCGCCCTCGGGCGCCGGCAACGTGAGCGTGAAGCAGGCGCCGCAGCTGCCGCCATCCAACGCCCTGAGATCGCCGCCCATCAGTCGCGCCAGATCGCGGCTGATCGCCAGTCCGAGCCCCGTGCCGCCGAACGCCCGCGCGGTTTTCAATCCGAGTTGCTCATAGGGGCTGAACAGGCGCGCGATCTGGTCCTCGGTGAGGCCCGGTCCGGTGTCGCACACCTCGATCGAAACGAAGCGACGATTGTCCCGCGTCAGGGTGGTCACCGTGACGGTGACTTCGCCATCAGCCGTGAACTTGATGGCGTTGCTGATCAGGTTGTTGAGCACCTGACGCACGCGCATCGGGTCGCCCCGGACCCATTGCGGCCCGGCCTGCGCCCCTCGCAGGGTCAGCCGCAAGCCCTTGGCGCGCGCGGTGTTGCGCCAGAACCTGACCGTGTTCGAGATCAAGGCTCGCAGGTCATGATCGACGACCTCGACGCCCATGCGGCCCGCCTCGATCTTCGACAGGTCCAGCAGGTCGTTCAGCTGGGCCCGCATCATCAGCCCGGCGTCGGCGATGAGCGCGGACGCGGCGCGATGGGCCTCACCGCCGCCTTCCAGCGACGCGGCGCCATTGACGATGGCGTTGATCGGCGTGCGCAGCTCGTGGCTGACCATGGCGATGAAGGCCGACTTGGCGGCGGTCTGGGCCTCGGCCGCCTGGCGGGCCGCGCGCTCGGCCAGCAGCGTTCGCCGCGACCACAGGAAGGTCAGGGAGACCGTCAGGCAGAAAAGCCCCACGCCCAGGATGAAGTGCGGCAGGTAGGGGTCACGATGCGCCCCGACCACGAACGGGGTGACGATGAGGTAGGCTAGGTGCGGCGTGACCGCGCAAAGAAAGGCGACGA encodes:
- a CDS encoding phosphotransferase; translation: MSASPLQIPGVRKALRGAFATEALDGWTPLSGGLSGARLWRIRVGGIAYLLRVETGRDALRDPRRAYRCQALAAQACLAPRVRYADPDDGVMITDFVENRSLALDYNGTRADLVVELAQAVRALHALEAFPSLTDYLDALDGLVGRAVRGGAVAFEALAGPLEAWDRLRAVCANLAPQPVASHNDLNPRNLLYDGRRVWLIDWEAAFRADRYVDLAALANVFAPDPEREALLLATYFRREARADELARLYLFRQVSHVFHAAAFLAGVSGAARAERLDGPELDELHQGLALGEPLLETPRGRLDYALARLRTATAHIESRAFDQAARTAR
- a CDS encoding Ppx/GppA phosphatase family protein, giving the protein MPFPAPRDAAVIDIGSNSVRLVVYRLEGRAIWTVFNEKVLAGLGRDLAKTGRLSPDGVAQTLQALKRFRAVLEAVGPAEVFAVATAAARDAADGPDFIRRIHAETGFTVRVLSGEEEAHYAAVGVLAGAPDATGVVGDLGGASLELVRLSATGAGKGVTLPLGPFSLAGPNGAGFDAERVRRLARERIAAVADDFRTDTFHAVGGAWRNLALLHMRLSGYPLHVVHQYEIGAGEALDAARLVAHQSKSSLERIEGMSKKRSETLPYAAVVLETLIQELGLKRIEISAYGVREGLLFEAMPPRVRSLDPLIEGCSALGARQGVADDLGAALDAWIAPAFRELPPLFGERDGVLVSAACRLADVGVRLHPDHRADLVFEQVLRAPIAGQTHAERCFLAAAALARHATNFHPPELATLERLLSPAQLKRARALGATIRLACDLSGRSPSLLAHARLDLDKSNLILAADQGFADLLLGEQTNKRANTAAQHLGLKTKIVSG
- a CDS encoding response regulator, producing the protein MGVELREFWGRLAGDYRAAAISRRRQIPLRIFVAVCLCLIGLALHGMPFLAPWILVYGPVQLIELYAIRSFLSAPRPERRIWFNLLVDFGMAAAFGALAIPFWQAGTPVTSAGAILLLSGSVFTALMGAEGCLVAFLCAVTPHLAYLIVTPFVVGAHRDPYLPHFILGVGLFCLTVSLTFLWSRRTLLAERAARQAAEAQTAAKSAFIAMVSHELRTPINAIVNGAASLEGGGEAHRAASALIADAGLMMRAQLNDLLDLSKIEAGRMGVEVVDHDLRALISNTVRFWRNTARAKGLRLTLRGAQAGPQWVRGDPMRVRQVLNNLISNAIKFTADGEVTVTVTTLTRDNRRFVSIEVCDTGPGLTEDQIARLFSPYEQLGLKTARAFGGTGLGLAISRDLARLMGGDLRALDGGSCGACFTLTLPAPEGAPPPAVDTAAAAALASPRALSVLVVDDHDINRRTLARMLEAFGAEVETAEDALCALAAAEELRFDAILMDVRMPGMDGLEASRRLREGGANRETPIIAVTGAASPEEIAACLEAGMTGWVEKPVKPRDLYMALFGGGETR